One genomic segment of Anguilla anguilla isolate fAngAng1 chromosome 2, fAngAng1.pri, whole genome shotgun sequence includes these proteins:
- the LOC118220005 gene encoding uncharacterized protein LOC118220005, whose translation MHIFSKIQSFAVLLHPIFMSFTCFMHLLDLVILRDCSSSDPTVTPLHQSDHHFISFSLPLAPLPPSPPSTPTVMVCCNVRSLSPSSLASSVTASLPPLESFSSLPTDSASSALSSSLSSALYSLCPLLSKPARSSPPSPWMSDPLRTNRASLRAAERKWRKSMAQSDLSAYQSLLAGFSTATSTSPASDLATRQRPHSSRSVTRFTPHKQPPVRPS comes from the exons atgcatattttctcTAAAATTCAGTCTTTCGCTGTGTTATTACATCctattttcatgtcttttaCTTGCTTTATGCACCTCCTAGACCTGGTCATCCTGAGGGATTGCTCCTCCTCCGATCCCACGGTGACCCCTCTGCATCAGTCTGaccaccacttcatttccttctccctccctcttgctcccctccctccctcccctccatccactcctacTGTCATGGTCTGCTGTAACgtccgctccctctctccctcctctctcgcttctaGTGTCACTGCCTCACTCCCCCctcttgaatccttctccaGCCTTCCTactgactctgcatcctccgctctgtcttcctcgctctcctcagcactttactctctctgtcctctacTCTCCAAGCCGgcacgctcgtcccctcccagtccgtggatgtctgaccccctccgaaccaaccgggccagcctacgtgcagcggagaggaagtggaggaaatccatggctcaatctgacctgtctgcctaccagtctCTGCTAGCTGGATTTTCTACTGCT acctccaccagtccggcttcagacctggccactcgacagagaccgcactcctctcggtcagtgactCGCTTCACGCCACACAAGCAGCCTCCCGTTCGTCCGTCCTGA